One Panicum virgatum strain AP13 chromosome 3N, P.virgatum_v5, whole genome shotgun sequence DNA segment encodes these proteins:
- the LOC120663870 gene encoding uncharacterized protein LOC120663870, with amino-acid sequence MQALEIAADFPNVSPLLVTYGFPEYICSIRYDYARKGLDDLYFEIWKRVAKGKMSSKEALFEIQKKDMIPLRRVEIKNELENVPYRYPIKERYDAYVAGIDKMTPEDKARQLIREAVVKINSSKPKYLFDYAKRKVDIAKEIALISQGRR; translated from the exons ATGCAAGCACTGGAGATTGCAGCAGACTTTCCCAATGTTTCCCCACTTTTAGTTACCTACGGTTTCCCT GAGTATATCTGTAGCATTAGGTATGATTATGCTCGCAAGGGATTGGATGATCTCTATTTTGAGATTTGGAAGCGGGTTGCTAAAGGAAAA ATGAGTTCCAAAGAAGCTTTGTTCGAAATACAAAAGAAAGACATGATTCCCTTGCGCAgagttgaaattaaaaatgagcTTGAAAATGTTCCATACAGATACCCTATAAAAGAACGT TATGATGCTTACGTGGCTGGCATTGACAAAATG ACTCCAGAAGATAAAGCTCGTCAGTTGATCAGAGAGGCTGTTGTAAAAATT AATTCATCAAAACCGAAGTACCTTTTCGATTATGCCAAGAGAAAGGTGGACATTGCAAAAGAAATTGCTTTGATTTCCCAAG GAAGGAGATGA